ATGACATCACCCGCGCGGGCTTGCTCAAGGGCTTGCTGAAGTCCGGGCCGATTAGTGGTGGATCCGGATTTCTTGTCGACGTAGATGTATTTATCCGCAACACCTTCTTTACGGAGCGCATCGATCTGGCGGTCGAGGTCTTGTTTCGCGGTGGAAACCCGGGCGTAACCAATATCCATGACCACAGCGTACCGGAAGTCTATTCTGTAGCAGGGTTCGTGAGACAGTTCGTTGGAATAGCTTGTGGAACAGTTTTCTCTTGGGACTATGCATTTTCAATTGGTTTCATTAAGGGTGTCCCACTTCCTAGGAAGTGGGACACCTTGATCGGTACGTGGGTCGCCGCTGGCCTGGGCCGGAAGCTGCCGGCAATAGCCCTCACCTTTAAATCACGTCGGGAACACCGCCAACTAGGCAGCTGCTTCCTTCTTGCGCAGTGAAGGCCTCAGCCTGAAAGTGCAGACGACCTCTGGCAACGACGCCACCCCATGTTGAATTTAGTTCAGCAACAGCTGTATAGTTCAGCACATGCTGACTATTGCTTCTCGTCTAGACGTGATGAACCGGTTGGGTCGAGCCATGGCGGATCCGACTCGTTCCCGCATTCTCCTGGCGCTGCTGGAGGGGCCGGCCTACCCGGCCGCTCTCGCCCAGGATCTGGAACTGACGCGCTCGAACGTGTCGAACCATCTCGCCTGCCTGAGGGACTGCGGAATTGTTGTTGCCGAACCGCAGGGGCGACAGACCCGCTACGAGATCGTTGATGCTCATCTGGTGCAGGCGTTGAACGCGTTGCTGGATATCACCCTGGCCGTCGATGACAACGCCGAATGCATCGACGCCGGATGCGCCGTACCTGGGTGTGTCACTGGACAGGAGAGTGCGTAGTGGTAACCGGTCTACTGTCGGCGATTGGTCTGTTTATTGCCACCAATATCGACGACATCATCGTGCTCTCGCTGTTTTTTGCCCGCGGGGCGGGGCAAAAAGGGACCACGCTTCGGATTCTGGTTGGTCAGTACCTCGGCTTCATGGGCATCCTCGCGGCCGCAGTCCTGGTCACGCTGGGGGCAGGAGCATTCCTACCTGCTGAGACGATCCCGTACTTCGGACTAATTCCGCTGGCCCTGGGACTATGGGCGGCCTGGCAGGCCTGGCGAAGCGATGACGACGATGATGATGCGAAGATCGCCGGGAAAAAGGTGGGTGTGCTGACCGTCGCCGGTGTGACGTTTGCCAACGGTGGCGACAATATCGGTGTCTACGTCCCGGTCTTCCTCAACGTGGACACTGCCGCCGTCATCATCTACTGCATCGTTTTCCTTGTCCTGGTGGCAGGCCTGGTCCTGCTGGCAAAGTTCGTGGCCACCCGCCCGCCCATCGCAGAAGTCCTTGAGCGCTGGGAGCACGTGCTGTTCCCGATCGTCCTGATCGGCCTGGGCATCTTCATCCTCGTCAGCGGCGGCGCCTTCGGCCTCTAATAAGCCCATCCCGAGCGCCCGGGTGGCCTATCCAGGTGTTGCCATCGGCGTCGACTGAACCGCCATTCGAAGCTGCGGAAAAACCGCCAAACGAAGCTGCAAGTCACAGCGGTTTTAGGGTGTGTGCCACCTGTTGCTCTGGGGTATACCCATGTGAAACGCTCGATCGGGGCTTATTTTCCCTGTTCCACATGGTCAATCTGGGTTTTTTGGACTACCTGTTGCTCAGGGTCTAAGAATGCCAAGACAGGTTTAGCAGTGCTTCGTTAGGAATACATACGTCCTGCTCACCCCTCATTGTGCAGTTATGGGCGGAGAAAACAGCAAACGTGCAGAATGGGCATATGGCCACTGACGACTCTGTCCACATGCCCGATGCCGTAATTAAGGCATCACGGCAGCCTGCCAATATCGAGATTGCGCACCAAGTTGGCGAGGTGATAGCGCACATGCTTGGCGATGGTCAGTCCGTCATTGATCCCACTGAGACTATTTGGACGGCTGAGGCTGCGGAAGATCTGCGGGCAAGGATTGGCGATAATCCAATTCTTGGCTCAGATAAAGGGCAGTGGGATAAGCTTGATCATCAACTTGATGGTGCACCGCGAGCCGTAGTTCTCCTTGCAGCAGAGCTAGTCTTTTTGCGTGAGCATGCACTGTACGTGGCGTTGCCGACTACTCGTTTAGCTCACGTCGAACGAGTTCTTGCCCACCTTGATCCACCCGTGGCGATTAAGGATCCGATGGCAACGTGGCTTTCTCGTCCTGTCAGAACCGCTGGGTTTGACCCCGGATCCTGGTATAACGGCGCATTATGGCGACATCTAATTTGGGCAGCAACGTTTGTCCGACACTGGAAGGAACTTCCAGAAGACAAGCGTGAGACAGCGAAGAATAACCCGTGGGCGTTTCAACAAGTCATGTTGGCTTCTGGCACTGACCGCTCTGATATTCGAAATGCATTGCAGTTTCTTGCTTTCCCTCAGGCATTCGAGCCGATTTCAGCTGCAAGCATGAAGACGGAGATTCGCAATGGTCTCGCTCATCTGATCGGCGGAGCTACAGGCAGTACCCCAGCTGCAATCGATAGTGATCTACTTGCTATCAGACGAGTTTTAGCTCTGGAGATAGAAGAGCCTTTCGATTTTTGGTCACCAGGTGTCGTGGAACGCTGGAATAATAAACCTCAGCCAGAAGCATCTGAAGATAGTGAAGATCTTGAGCTTGCTGAACCACGTCCGCGACATTACTGGCTGTATTCTCCGGGGCCACAAGCCTCAGAGTGGGATGAATTTTCCTCTGAGTCGATTATGGCGATTGGTTGGGATGATCTGGACGATCTCTCGACCTATCCCAGTCGAGAAGCGATTCGGCAGGCCTTCAATGTCGATGGGGCCGGTGGGTCGCAGACGAATGCGACTCTAGCGCTCTGGCAATTCCAGAATGATATGACCGTGGGAGATATTGTTTATGCCAAAGAAGGTAGACAGAAAATAGTTGGCCGCGGGGAGATCACGTCTAATGCTCGTTTTGAACCGGAACGTGAATCATATCGCCATGTCAGGTCAGTAAAATGGACTCATATTGGAAAGTGGGACCATCCTGGCGATGCGGTAACTAAAACGCTCACCGACATCACCAAAGATCATGACTATGTAGAAAAGCTTGAAGCACTCATCACTGATGAAGTGGATACAGAACAGCTGGTGTCACCTTCCACGGCCCCGATTTATGACAAAGCTGCTTTTCTGAGTGAAGTCTATCTTTCCGAGACTCGGTATGTCCGGCTGCGATCCTTGCTGGGCCGCAAGAAAAACGTCATCCTCGCAGGTCCTCCCGGAGTAGGTAAAACCTACGCCGCTAAACGTCTCGCCTACTCCATTATGGGAACAAAAGATCCCAGTCGAGTGCAGATGATCCAATTCCATCAGAGCTACTCTTATGAAGATTTCATGATGGGATACCGGCCTACTGAAAATGGGGGGTTCATTATCTCCGAAGGCCCCTTCTACCGATTTTGTGAAAAAGCTCGGGCAGATGATGCGGACCGGCCCTACTTTTTCATCATTGACGAAATCAACCGCGGCAATATTTCCAAGATTTTTGGTGAGCTACTCATGCTCATTGAGTCAGATAAGCGCGGCCAGGAACTACGACTTCTGTATAAAAATGAGACTTTTTCCATTCCTGCCAATGTCCATATTATCGGCATGATGAATACGGCTGATCGTAGCCTCGCGGTGCTCGATTATGCATTGCGACGCCGCTTCGGATTCTTCGAGCTCGCCCCTGCCTACGAATCTGCTGGATTTGCTCAGTGGATTCAAAGTGCTGATAACCCAATGCTTAATCGTCTTGTATCGGTGATTCTTGACCTTAATAGGGAAATTATTGACGATCCCACCCTTGGGCAAGGTTTTGCGATCGGGCACAGTTTCCTCTCTCAACCTGTAGGCAACGCTGATGAGGCCTGGCTTTATTCCGTAGTCGAAGACGAAATTATCCCTCTACTCAACGAATACTGGTTTGATGAACCTGTTAAGGCTGAGCAATGGGCAGATAAGCTCCGGGCAGTGGTCGCATGATTACTGGGCCCATTGTCATACGCAACATTTATGTGATGATGGCCTACGCTTTTCGGACGTTGAACAGGGAAAACACTGAACCTATATCCACCGAGCCGTTCGATCACTTGCATGACCTCTTTGCAGAGATACTTGTGAGAGGTATCAATAGACAGATCAAGCAGGGGCTACATCGTGACTACATTCGTCACACTGGGGTGCTTTCCACCATCCGTGGACGCATCGATATTACTGGCACCGTGGCTACGTGCTCTACAGGCAGAGGCAGGGTGGTGTGTGAGTTCGATGAATATGAGCCCGACACACCCCATAACAGGGTCTTAAAGTCAGTTATTGTGCTTCTCGTTCGACACGGGGAAGTTGCTAAGAGACGCAGAGAGCAGCTGCGGAAACTTCTTCCTTACTTGGAAGAAGTAACTCTGATTTCACCAGAATCTATCCGTTGGAACACGCTTACTTATCATCGCGCTAATGCTTCATATCGGCTTTTGTTGGGTGTCTGTGAGCTGGTTGTGTGTGGGCTTCTTCCTGCCCAGGGTGCTGGGAACATGAAGCTTGCTTCGTGGCTTTCAGATGATGTGATGAGCAGCCTGTATGAACGATTTTTGCGCGAGTATTATCGCTTCCATCACCCTGATCTCTCGCCTAAGGGGTCTGTTCTGTCATGGCACTATGATCACGGCAGTGCTTTTGGGGCGGAGCAGTTGCCAGTAATGCGCACAGACCTCACGCTCCGAAAAGCGGGGCGCACACTTATTATCGACGCGAAATATTACAGTCAGTCGATGCAGAGTGGGATGTCGGGAAAAGAGACAGTGCATTCAGCGCATCTTTACCAAATATTGGCTTACGCCAAGAATGCAGATGTCGACCAGAATGGCTCGGTCAGTGGCCTGCTTCTCTACGCACGCACAGAGGCAGTAAAGCAGCCTGATCTGGATGTAGTTATCCAGGGCAACAGGATTGGTGCTCGAACGCTGGATCTTAATTGTCCGTGGAGTGAAATTAGTGCTGAGCTGGAAAGTATCGTGAGATGGCTTGAGGACGGAGCTGAATATTCGCGGTCATGAGAGCCAGTGATGGTGTGCATCAGAGCCACTTTCTCTTAAGAGCGGTTGGTCTCCCCGGGAGTCATCCGTGGTGTCCAGGAGAGCCGCTGCGGTTCCTTCCGTCCGATGACCGCAGGGGTAGCTCTCAAAGCTAAATCGGCTTCCACCGCAACGTGCACCTTGCCTTCGCACAGAAGGTGCTGTTGCAAAGTCGGGTGGAGGGGCCACGAACGCCCGAGTTTCATTTCTCCATGGTCTCTGCGACTCAGCGTTCTCAGGCCATCTCGAAGACCCGGCTGACGATCACCGCGTCCGGGTTCGGTTGCCCGTAAGCAAACATCGTCCCCTGACCTTTCCGCAAGGAGTGCATCGCTTCCATCCCTTTCAACGTCCGATATGCAGATGTCTAAGTTCTTAAACGCGCCTTTCGGCCCGAGGATCCGCTTCAGCCGACCATGGTCGCCTTCCAGGATGTTGTTGAGGTATTTCACCTGCCGGTGTTCCACTGTTGGCGGGCAGATTCCCTCTGACTTCAACTCGGCGATTGCCCTGGCTAGGGAGGGTGCTTTATCGGTGTTGATCACTCTGGGATACCCGGCTGACGCAGTGGATCTGAGGGCCTTGGCCAGGAAACGCTTCGCTGCGGCCACGTTCCGCTTCGGAGAGAGGTAAAAGTCCAGGGTCTGGCCACCGGCGGTGATCGCCAGATCAGAGGTAGCACCACCTGCCGCCGACCCGGATATAGGTCTCATCCACCCGCCAGGAACTGGCCTGCCAGTCGGGTACCTGCCGGTACCACCGTGTTTGCTTGTCCAGCTCAGGGGCGTATTTCTGGACCCAGCGGTGAGAATCGTGGTGTGATCGACCGGCACGCCGCGGCTGAAGTCATCATTTCCTCCAGATCTTAGGTCAGCTCACGCCGTAGCGGCAGTGACCTGCGCACCGCCCACAGGATGACCTCGCGAGGGAAATGACGACCGGAGAAGATACCTATGGCTGTGATTATTTCACGCCTGTCTTCCTACTGCCCCAACTTTGCAACAGCACCGATCAGAGTACTTCGCCAGAAAACTGGATCAGTTGAACCTGACCGCCGATACGTTCAGATTGGAACGCGACAAAAACTGCACAAGTTCTTAGCCTAATCATCGGGCGAGTGGCTTTCCGTGCGCGTGCTTAAACTGCTGCGATTTCAACGTCAGCAAGATCATTGTCGGAAGTGTCATCGAGGTCTATTTTCCATTTCAGCTGGCCGTCGTCTTCGTCTAATTCAACAGAATCAATAATTCCGTCTGGGTATTGATCCAGCGCTAGGCCAATGGCTTGAGCTGCGGTGACTGTGGCTGCGTGAGCTTCGCGGATGTCGTCATCATCATCGTTGTCGCGGTCGTCGGTATGGATCTGGCCACTGGTGGTGACATCAAGTTCAAGGACTTCTTGGCCAACCACAACATCGACTTCGTATTGATCGGAGGAGTCTTCGCGGTCAATGTCGGTGATGATCCTGTCGGGGTATTGGGCAAGGACGATGTCGATGATGTCGAATACCGGATCGTCATCAATCACGGCAGAGGTGGTGGTACTTGAGGAGGTAGAAGTGGTGGCATCTACTGCAGAAGCAGTTTCGCTGGAAATGGTGGATTCTGCTGTTCCGGAATCGGTGGAGCTGCAGCCAGCGAGGATAAGGGGAGCGGATATGAGCGCGAGGAAAAGTTTTGCGTTCTTCATGTATTCAACCCTATGAAGTGAATATGAAATGAAGATGAGAGTTTGTTTTAGGTGGCAAAACGGGGGTATCAGCAGGCTGAGGGGAAAGCGTGTGCGCTGCGCTTTTAACAATTTCAGCTGCGTAAAAAGGGGTGCGGTGGTTAAAAATCCACATTTGGGATTATGTTGGGGGTCACATCTGAAAATAGTTGCTGGGATCCATCACACCTACGATGCGAAACGGCACCCACACCGCTGATCTTGAAGGAGAACCGCCACCATGACATCGATGAATCTGCCTATTGAGTTGGCTACGCTGTCTGACCAGGCTGTGAATAAGGTGCGCTCCTGGCTGGAGTACAGCAAAAAGGAAAGCGTGCCCAATGCCGATGCGAAGCGTCTAGCTGCAGTGTTGCAGGATCCTAATGGTTTGGAATTCACGGTTGGTTTCGTGGA
Above is a genomic segment from Corynebacterium suranareeae containing:
- the cmtR gene encoding Cd(II)/Pb(II)-sensing metalloregulatory transcriptional regulator CmtR — its product is MLTIASRLDVMNRLGRAMADPTRSRILLALLEGPAYPAALAQDLELTRSNVSNHLACLRDCGIVVAEPQGRQTRYEIVDAHLVQALNALLDITLAVDDNAECIDAGCAVPGCVTGQESA
- a CDS encoding cadmium resistance transporter; amino-acid sequence: MVTGLLSAIGLFIATNIDDIIVLSLFFARGAGQKGTTLRILVGQYLGFMGILAAAVLVTLGAGAFLPAETIPYFGLIPLALGLWAAWQAWRSDDDDDDAKIAGKKVGVLTVAGVTFANGGDNIGVYVPVFLNVDTAAVIIYCIVFLVLVAGLVLLAKFVATRPPIAEVLERWEHVLFPIVLIGLGIFILVSGGAFGL
- a CDS encoding McrB family protein, whose amino-acid sequence is MATDDSVHMPDAVIKASRQPANIEIAHQVGEVIAHMLGDGQSVIDPTETIWTAEAAEDLRARIGDNPILGSDKGQWDKLDHQLDGAPRAVVLLAAELVFLREHALYVALPTTRLAHVERVLAHLDPPVAIKDPMATWLSRPVRTAGFDPGSWYNGALWRHLIWAATFVRHWKELPEDKRETAKNNPWAFQQVMLASGTDRSDIRNALQFLAFPQAFEPISAASMKTEIRNGLAHLIGGATGSTPAAIDSDLLAIRRVLALEIEEPFDFWSPGVVERWNNKPQPEASEDSEDLELAEPRPRHYWLYSPGPQASEWDEFSSESIMAIGWDDLDDLSTYPSREAIRQAFNVDGAGGSQTNATLALWQFQNDMTVGDIVYAKEGRQKIVGRGEITSNARFEPERESYRHVRSVKWTHIGKWDHPGDAVTKTLTDITKDHDYVEKLEALITDEVDTEQLVSPSTAPIYDKAAFLSEVYLSETRYVRLRSLLGRKKNVILAGPPGVGKTYAAKRLAYSIMGTKDPSRVQMIQFHQSYSYEDFMMGYRPTENGGFIISEGPFYRFCEKARADDADRPYFFIIDEINRGNISKIFGELLMLIESDKRGQELRLLYKNETFSIPANVHIIGMMNTADRSLAVLDYALRRRFGFFELAPAYESAGFAQWIQSADNPMLNRLVSVILDLNREIIDDPTLGQGFAIGHSFLSQPVGNADEAWLYSVVEDEIIPLLNEYWFDEPVKAEQWADKLRAVVA
- the mcrC gene encoding 5-methylcytosine-specific restriction endonuclease system specificity protein McrC produces the protein MITGPIVIRNIYVMMAYAFRTLNRENTEPISTEPFDHLHDLFAEILVRGINRQIKQGLHRDYIRHTGVLSTIRGRIDITGTVATCSTGRGRVVCEFDEYEPDTPHNRVLKSVIVLLVRHGEVAKRRREQLRKLLPYLEEVTLISPESIRWNTLTYHRANASYRLLLGVCELVVCGLLPAQGAGNMKLASWLSDDVMSSLYERFLREYYRFHHPDLSPKGSVLSWHYDHGSAFGAEQLPVMRTDLTLRKAGRTLIIDAKYYSQSMQSGMSGKETVHSAHLYQILAYAKNADVDQNGSVSGLLLYARTEAVKQPDLDVVIQGNRIGARTLDLNCPWSEISAELESIVRWLEDGAEYSRS
- a CDS encoding PepSY domain-containing protein, encoding MKNAKLFLALISAPLILAGCSSTDSGTAESTISSETASAVDATTSTSSSTTTSAVIDDDPVFDIIDIVLAQYPDRIITDIDREDSSDQYEVDVVVGQEVLELDVTTSGQIHTDDRDNDDDDDIREAHAATVTAAQAIGLALDQYPDGIIDSVELDEDDGQLKWKIDLDDTSDNDLADVEIAAV